A DNA window from Amycolatopsis sp. DSM 110486 contains the following coding sequences:
- a CDS encoding GtrA family protein produces the protein MTVVETVLARTPEPLRSVLIKHREMLKFAIVGGTTFVVDNGVWYLLKLSVLESKPTTAKAIAIIVATIVSYVLNREWSFRTRGGRERTHEAALFFVISGVAVVVNLIPLYASRYVLHLEEPFVSRFMQEFADFASGSIIGMLLAMVFRYWGFKKWVFPAELGERRREQVTRLPR, from the coding sequence GTGACCGTTGTCGAGACCGTGCTGGCCCGCACGCCGGAGCCACTGCGCTCGGTGCTCATCAAGCACCGGGAGATGCTGAAGTTCGCGATCGTCGGCGGGACGACTTTCGTGGTCGACAACGGCGTCTGGTACCTGCTCAAGCTCAGCGTCCTCGAGTCGAAGCCGACGACCGCGAAGGCCATCGCCATCATCGTGGCCACGATCGTGTCGTACGTGCTCAACCGCGAGTGGTCCTTCCGCACCCGCGGCGGCCGCGAGCGGACCCACGAGGCCGCGTTGTTCTTCGTAATCAGTGGCGTGGCGGTGGTGGTGAACCTGATCCCGCTGTACGCCTCGCGGTACGTGCTGCACCTCGAAGAGCCGTTCGTGTCGAGGTTCATGCAGGAGTTCGCCGACTTCGCGAGCGGCTCGATCATCGGCATGCTGCTGGCGATGGTGTTCAGGTACTGGGGCTTCAAGAAGTGGGTCTTCCCGGCCGAGCTGGGCGAACGCCGGCGCGAGCAGGTCACGCGGCTGCCGCGGTAA